The window GCGACGAGCGGGTTGAACCTTGCAGTCGCGCCTGCTTCCGGCCGGTCGGACAGAGCAAAGCCGCCCTCGGCAATCCGCAGCATCCCGTCCGCAAAGGACCAGCGCCCGGCCATTGCGGACAAATCCATCGGGACGGCGTCAAGCGCGGCCGAACCGCCCGCGAACTCTCCGCCGATTTCCCCTGCAAGACTCCCGGTGAGCCTGACCGCAGACAGGCGCACCTCGCTACCGGATGCACCGATGCGGGCGGTAATGCCCTGAACCGCAAATGGCGCGGGATAGCGCAGTGCAATGCTCTCTGCGGCGAAGCGGGCGGGGTTCTCGCCCAGCTTGCCAGCGAGCACCAGCGGCCCGGTGCGCGCGCCGATCACCAGGCTCTGGTCATAGGCGAGGAGCGGCGCTGCGCCTTCTGGGCACAGGGTCAGGCTTTGGCCGGGCAAGGCGAGGCCCGACACCTCGAGCGCGCGGAAGGTGATCGGGGTGCAGCGCGTACCCAAGGCCAGCCCGCGCGCCGGTGACCAGCTGCCCTGAAGCGGCATGGCCAGCCCGCTTACGCTGCCCTCCCCGGGCAGATCGCCGCTGGCGCTCGCCAACCCGTCGAAGGCGAAATCGCCGTTCGCGGTCTGACGCAGGGCAAGGCGGGGGATGGCGAGCCGGTTCGCGCCCGCGGCATATTCGGCCATGGCAAGGCGCAGCGACCACAGGCCGTCGGCGCCCTGCTCCATCCGGCCGTTGATACTGGGCAGCCCCGCCCCGCCCGCCAGCAGATTGCCGCGCAAGCCAGTGATCCCCTGCCCGCCAATCCCCGCGCTGATCTGCGAGAGCGCCAGCACCCGTTCGCGCATTGCATTGACGAGCTGTGCATAGGGAAGCACCAGCGAGGCGCGCTCGGGGCTGTGGCGGATTATCGCCTCGACATCGAAGTCGGCGCCTGCCAGCGCCGCCGCCAGCCCCCCGCGCGCTTTGGCTATCAGCGGTGCGGCCAGCGTGCCGGCGGCTGCCTGCTGCGCCGAAGCGAGCGAAGCCGTAAGGCCGCTATCCGCGCGCAGACCTGTGCCGCGCAATTCTCCCTGCCATTGGCCTTGAGAAAGATCGCCAGGACCTCGCCATGTCCCTTCCAGTGCGAGGCGGTCTAACTGGCCTTGCGGCGCGGCAAGGCCGGTCACCGCCAGATCATGCGCCAGCACGGCCCCTTCCTCCGACCAAGTCACCCGCGCAGAGCCACCAAGCGCCTCTCCGCTCACCCCGCCCAGCGAAAGCCCCTCGCCGCCAAGTGCGAAATCGCCCTCGGAACGGGAGAAATCGCGCTTGAGGACGAGCTTGGTGCCGATATCCGCACGCGCCAGACCTGCGCCCTCGCACGCAAGCCCAGCCAGCCTCAGCGGACCGGCAAGCGCGGGGGCGCCATCCTTGGTGGTAAGCTTGCCATAGAGGGTCGCGGATTGAGCGCGGCAGCCCTCGATCCCCAGTCCCGGCGCGGTGGCCGCGAGGGTTCCGGCAAATCCGTCATCCAGCCGCCCTGCACCTTCGAGCTTCACCCCGACAGCGCCGTAATCACTCAGCAGCAGAGCGCGGGCATCGCGCAGCACCAGATTGATCGCCGGGAGCGCGGGCGGTTCCTTGCTGTCGGCGAACACCAGCGGATCAAGCGCACCGAGGCTGAACTTCCCGCCGACAAAGGTCGCATAGGCACGCGCGCCGTCGACCGTGATGCGCTGCACCTCGGGTCCGCTCCAGCTGACGCCCAGTTCGATCACCATCCGCCTTGCCGTAAAATCGGGGCGCGCCGGATTGCCGATCACGAGGTTTTCGATCACCTGCCGGTTCGGATCGATGCTGGCGATGTCATAGGTCGCTGCGACACCGTTTTTCGTCAGGTAATCGTCGACGAGAAAACCGGCGATCCGCTCGCGGTCGATCCACGAGGCGCTGCCGCCGACCAGTGCAACCGCACCGATGCCCGCCGCGATACGTGTGCGCCAGCGGCGCGGCCAGAGCCGCCGCCCGCCGCTCGCCTGCGGCTCCTCCATCTGCTGCTCGTCAGCCACCGGCATCGCTTGCAACCCTTGCGCGTATCGTCGCCCAAAGGCAATGTGGGCGCGAGGGGTTTTCCTGCCGGGGGTCGCATTGCCGGAAGGTGAAGATGCATTCGATTTTGGTGAGGAGCCAAAGCCCGGCGCTTCCGGCGGCAAGTCTGCGGGTGAAGGCCACCGCGCACGCCTACGCGAGCGGCTGCTGACTGGCGGGGCCGAAGCTCTGGCGGATTACGAAGTGCTCGAATATCTGCTCTTCGCCGCAATCAAGCAGGGCGACACCAAGCCGATCGCCAAGGCGCTGATCGCACAGTTCGGCAGCCTCGCGGGCGTGCTCAATGCCGATCCCAAGGCCCTGCAACGGATCAAGGGCGTGGGCGAGACCAGCGCTGCCGCCTTGAAGGCCGTCGCCACTGCGACCCGGCGCATGACCCGCGGCGAGATCATCAAGAAGCCGGTTCTTTCCAGTTGGCAGGCGTTGATCGACTACCTCACCACCGACATGGCACACTTGACTGTCGAGCGGGTGCGGATCCTCTATCTCGACACAAAAAACCGCCTGATCGAGGACCATCACCTGAACGACGGCTCGATTGACGAGGCCGCCATCCACCCGCGCGAAGTGATCCGCCGGGCAATGGATGTGGGCGCATCCGCGATGATCCTCGTCCACAATCACCCCTCGGGCAGCCCCGAGCCGAGCCGCGCCGACATCCAGATCACCCAGCGCATCGCCGAAGCCGGACGGCTGCTGGGCGTGGCGGTGCATGATCACGTGATCATCGGGCGCGAAGGCCACACCAGCCTCAGGGCACAGGGCCTGATCTGACTGTGAACCAAACCGTGCCAGCAGCGCACGCGGCAGCGGGCGGGCTCGCCTATCGCGGCGAGATCGACGGGCTGCGCGCCGTCGCGATTGCCGCCGTCGTCATCCACCACGCCTTTCCGCAAGTCTTGCCCGGCGGCTTTGTCGGGGTCGATCTGTTTTTCGTCATCAGCGGCTATCTGATCACCGGCATCATCGCGGGCGAACTTGCGGCGGGGCGCTTCCGCCTGAGCCGGTTCTACGAGCGGCGGGTGCGGCGGATCGTGCCTGCGCTGGCGGCAATGCTGGCGGGCGTGAGCCTTGCCGGATGGGCCATTCTCACGCCAACGGACTTCTACGAATTCGCCAAGGCGCTCACTGCTTCCGCCGTGTTCGGATCGAACCTGCTGTTTGCGCGCGGGGTCGATTATTTCGGCTCGGCAGATGGCAGCGGTGCCTTGCTGCACACCTGGACACTGGGGGTGGAGGAGCAGTTCTACCTCTTGTTCCCGCTCGCGCTGATGCTCGCTTCCCGCTGGCGAACAAGGGCGCTGCTGCCATTTGCCTGCATCATTACGCTCGCAAGCCTCGCGCTCGCCCTGTGGCTGGCGGGACGCTGGCCGCTGGGTGCCTTCTACCTCCTGCCGCCGAGGATGTGGGAGTTGGGGCTTGGCGCGATTGCCGCGCTGCTGCCTGCGCCGCGGCGACCCTCGGGTGCGCTCGCATGGTCAGGCCTCGCGATGATTGCGGCAGGCTTTGCACTGATCGGGCCGCAGACCCCGGCGCCGGGCGCATTGTTCCTGCTGCCCACCCTTGGCGCGGCGCTGGTCATCCGCTTTGCCAGCGATGATGCGCTGGCAGCACGAATGCTGCGCTGGCGCTGGCTGAAAGGTCTCGGGCTTGTCTCCTTCGGCACCTATCTGTGGCACCAGCCGCTCCTGTTCTTCGGCGATTATCTCTGGTTCGGAGGACTGCCCGCGCTCGCCAAGCTCGCACTGATCGCGCTTGCGGTGCTGCTCGGCGCGGCTTCGTGGCGCTGGATCGAACAGCCGGTACGCAAACGGCGCGTGCTGGCGGGCAGGGCTGCGCTGATGCTGGCCTGCGGGGCGGCGCTGGTGCTGGCGGCAGGTATTGGCGCAGCGGGCTACAAGCGGATGCTCCTCCCCCGTTCCTGGGCGGAGGCGCAGGCGCTCGGCGGTTTGACGCCCGATGGCGTGTGGACACCGATCGTCGTCCCCAAGACCGGTCCCCTGCCCTATGTTCTCTACGGCGATAGTCATGCGGGCCAGTATTTCGCGGCCATCAATGCCCGCTTCGGCCCAGGCGCGTTGCTCACCGAAACCGGCTGCCTTGCCGCCGATGGCCTGTCCAACTGGCAGCCGGACAGCGCCGAGGGCGATACCTGCATCGCCATGTCCGATGCGCTGGTAGAGCTGGCGACCGAGCGCGAGGCCCCCGTGGTGATCTGGGCGCAGCGCTGGGATCGCCTGCTGTTCGACAGCGCCAGCGGCGCGGCGCTAGGCGAATCGGGCAAGCGTGCCGCTCCGCTCCTGATCGCTGCGATGGAGCGCACCATCGCTCGCCTGCCACGCGAAACGCAGGTGGTGATCATGGGTAATTCGCCCACCGCATGGGCTGCCGGCCCGCTGATGCAGCAAGGCTGGGGCCGCTGCCGCGCCTATGCCAATGTTGATTGTCCGTCCGACTACCCCGCCCAAAAGGCCGAGGGCCGCGCCATCAGCGCTGCGCTCGCAGCGTTTGCCGCGCGCCATCCACAGATCACCTATGTCGATGCGCAAGGCCCGCTATGCCGCGCAGGCCGCTGCCTGCTGCTGCAGGATGGCACGCTCAATTACTGGGACGGCAGCCACATGACCCTTGCCGCTGCCACCCGCGTCGTCAGGACAATGCCCGCGTTACCCCCGCCCCCTTCATCGCCCGCCCCCTTGCCTTGAGCGGTGCGCTTGCCTACCGCGCGGCCACACACCTGCCCAAC is drawn from Erythrobacter sp. and contains these coding sequences:
- a CDS encoding acyltransferase family protein, with protein sequence MPAAHAAAGGLAYRGEIDGLRAVAIAAVVIHHAFPQVLPGGFVGVDLFFVISGYLITGIIAGELAAGRFRLSRFYERRVRRIVPALAAMLAGVSLAGWAILTPTDFYEFAKALTASAVFGSNLLFARGVDYFGSADGSGALLHTWTLGVEEQFYLLFPLALMLASRWRTRALLPFACIITLASLALALWLAGRWPLGAFYLLPPRMWELGLGAIAALLPAPRRPSGALAWSGLAMIAAGFALIGPQTPAPGALFLLPTLGAALVIRFASDDALAARMLRWRWLKGLGLVSFGTYLWHQPLLFFGDYLWFGGLPALAKLALIALAVLLGAASWRWIEQPVRKRRVLAGRAALMLACGAALVLAAGIGAAGYKRMLLPRSWAEAQALGGLTPDGVWTPIVVPKTGPLPYVLYGDSHAGQYFAAINARFGPGALLTETGCLAADGLSNWQPDSAEGDTCIAMSDALVELATEREAPVVIWAQRWDRLLFDSASGAALGESGKRAAPLLIAAMERTIARLPRETQVVIMGNSPTAWAAGPLMQQGWGRCRAYANVDCPSDYPAQKAEGRAISAALAAFAARHPQITYVDAQGPLCRAGRCLLLQDGTLNYWDGSHMTLAAATRVVRTMPALPPPPSSPAPLP
- a CDS encoding intermembrane phospholipid transport protein YdbH family protein — protein: MPVADEQQMEEPQASGGRRLWPRRWRTRIAAGIGAVALVGGSASWIDRERIAGFLVDDYLTKNGVAATYDIASIDPNRQVIENLVIGNPARPDFTARRMVIELGVSWSGPEVQRITVDGARAYATFVGGKFSLGALDPLVFADSKEPPALPAINLVLRDARALLLSDYGAVGVKLEGAGRLDDGFAGTLAATAPGLGIEGCRAQSATLYGKLTTKDGAPALAGPLRLAGLACEGAGLARADIGTKLVLKRDFSRSEGDFALGGEGLSLGGVSGEALGGSARVTWSEEGAVLAHDLAVTGLAAPQGQLDRLALEGTWRGPGDLSQGQWQGELRGTGLRADSGLTASLASAQQAAAGTLAAPLIAKARGGLAAALAGADFDVEAIIRHSPERASLVLPYAQLVNAMRERVLALSQISAGIGGQGITGLRGNLLAGGAGLPSINGRMEQGADGLWSLRLAMAEYAAGANRLAIPRLALRQTANGDFAFDGLASASGDLPGEGSVSGLAMPLQGSWSPARGLALGTRCTPITFRALEVSGLALPGQSLTLCPEGAAPLLAYDQSLVIGARTGPLVLAGKLGENPARFAAESIALRYPAPFAVQGITARIGASGSEVRLSAVRLTGSLAGEIGGEFAGGSAALDAVPMDLSAMAGRWSFADGMLRIAEGGFALSDRPEAGATARFNPLVARGASFTFAEGAITADASLRHRESDRVVAGVAIRHDLDSAAGIARLSVPGLAFDDGLQPEDLSTLAKGVIAFAKGSIAGEGRIDWRGEEITSGGTFASEGLDFAAAFGPVRGLSGTVRFTDLINLTTAPDQRLAIAAINPGIEVTGGTLRFALRDNTRVTLDDARFPFMGGELVLRPLDMDFGKVEERRYVFEIIGLDAATFVAQMELTNLGATGTFDGTVPIVFDADGNGRIEGGVLLSRTGGGNVAYIGELTYEDLGTMGNYAFSALRSLDYRQMSIGLGGDLGGEIVTNFDFDGVRQGAGTSQNFITRRLAKLPIRFKVNVRSENFYELATMVRSFWDTDYLGSPLDRGLLKTENGRFVPANPPLKSVQPPESESQP
- the radC gene encoding RadC family protein, with product MPEGEDAFDFGEEPKPGASGGKSAGEGHRARLRERLLTGGAEALADYEVLEYLLFAAIKQGDTKPIAKALIAQFGSLAGVLNADPKALQRIKGVGETSAAALKAVATATRRMTRGEIIKKPVLSSWQALIDYLTTDMAHLTVERVRILYLDTKNRLIEDHHLNDGSIDEAAIHPREVIRRAMDVGASAMILVHNHPSGSPEPSRADIQITQRIAEAGRLLGVAVHDHVIIGREGHTSLRAQGLI